From the genome of Perca fluviatilis chromosome 1, GENO_Pfluv_1.0, whole genome shotgun sequence, one region includes:
- the LOC120560082 gene encoding ETS-related transcription factor Elf-2-like isoform X4, whose product MATLQHEGHENQLDLLIRAVEASVHGTGVHCSDKTFEAAEALLRMDSPSSLREDRSPEAFIPPCIVTPDFLHAAMRPDMITETEVEISTEEYCEEEDDDENIGTQMEDPEPDYEPVRKRRAGRKPKTHQSTISNGSLDLGIKKKPREGKGSTTYLWEFLLDLLQDKNTCPRYIKWTQREKGIFKLVDSKAVSKLWGKHKNKPDMNYETMGRALRYYYQRGILAKVEGQRLVYQFKEMPKNIVIIDDDKAEMPYPDDLTGPESASYERVAPPSDMLLQEAELSSSKKPNILRGGNRANAAYATVAAGSRTVAGGGGAAAAAAMVAGIQRIVSVSGASDGSPIQQSHTAIIPTATGPRTVRVAMQVPVVMTTSLGQKISTVAVQQPTGTTGATGHTTLLTNSSAGNANSQQKVVIQTIPTMIPATAENGDKITVQLAKIITIPAHQLAQCHLQTSNKPGVGGSPAGLSLLGSPLTVRALAPVNVGPGAQVMRLSVPTPQQTLVVSQAGSGAGVVTVSGANHAMAPHPRIVNSVVVNGSELVIGAPAAGGVTMEKLKAAGVQLQTVQLPVTMAIQKNQGSPKTVPNVQSDAVDAEVVIQLQTPDVAIKSEVPEC is encoded by the exons ATGGCGACTTTACAGCATGAGGGTCACGAAAACCAGCTCGATCTACTCATCAGAGCCG TGGAGGCTTCTGTCCATGGCACCGGTGTTCACTGCTCTGACAAGACCTTTGAGGCTGCAGAGGCTCTGCTCCGCATGGACTCACCTTCCAGCCTCAGAGAGGACCGTAGCCCAG AAGCGTTTATCCCGCCTTGCATTGTGACGCCAGACTTCCTTCACGCCGCCATGCGTCCCGACATGATTACAGAGACCGAGGTGGAGATATCGACGGAGGAGTACTGCGAGGAGGAGGACGATGATGAGAATATTGGCACCCAGATGGAAGACCCGGAGCCAGACTACGAGCCCGTCAGGAAGAGGAGAG CTGGACGGAAGCCAAAGACGCACCAGTCAACTATTTCCAACGGCTCACTGGACCTGGGCATCAAGAAGAAACCAAGAGAAGGGAAAG GAAGCACCACCTACCTATGGGAGTTCCTGTTGGACCTCCTCCAGGACAAGAACACCTGTCCCAGGTACATCAAGTGGACCCAGAGGGAGAAGGGCATCTTCAAACTGGTCGACTCAAAGGCGGTGTCCAAGCTGTGGGGCAAACACAAGAACAAGCCAGACATGAACTATGAGACCATGGGACGGGCACTCAG ATACTACTACCAGCGCGGCATCCTTGCCAAGGTGGAGGGCCAGCGGCTGGTTTACCAGTTCAAAGAGATGCCCAAAAACATAGTGATCATCGACGACGACAAGGCGGAGATGCCCTACCCCGACGACCTGACGGGCCCGGAGAGCGCATCCTACGAGCGCGTGGCGCCTCCGTCAGACATGCTGCTGCAGGAAGCCGAGCTGTCTTCCTCCAAGAAGCCCAACATCCTGCGAGGCGGGAACAGGGCCAACGCGGCCTACGCTACGGTCGCCGCGGGCAGCAGGACCGTGGCGGGAGGCGGcggcgcagcagcagcagcggcgatGGTGGCGGGGATACAAAGGATAGTGTCCGTTTCAGGAGCATCGGATGGGAGTCCGATCCAGCAGTCGCACACGGCCATCATCCCTACCGCCACCGGGCCCAG GACGGTGCGGGTGGCAATGCAGGTGCCTGTCGTCATGACAACCTCGCTGGGTCAGAAAATCTCCACTGTTGCCGTGCAGCAGCCCACAGGGACAACGGGGGCCACCGGCCACACCACCCTCCTCACCAACTCGTCTGCCGGGAACGCCAACTCGCAACAGAAG GTTGTGATCCAGACCATCCCCACCATGATCCCGGCCACGGCCGAGAACGGAGACAAGATCACCGTCCAGCTGGCCAAGATCATCACAATCCCGGCGCACCAGTTGGCTCAGTGTCACCTCCAGACCTCCAACAAGCCCGGCGTCGGGGGCTCCCCGGCAGGCCTCAGCCTCCTCGGGAGCCCCCTGACGGTCCGGGCCCTCGCGCCCGTCAACGTCGGCCCGGGAGCGCAGGTGATGAGGCTCAGCGTGCCCACGCCACAACAGACTCTAGTGGTGTCGCAGGCGGGCAGCGGGGCGGGGGTGGTAACTGTGTCGGGGGCCAATCACGCGATGGCGCCGCACCCTCGGATCGTGAATTCCGTCGTGGTCAACGGCTCGGAGCTCGTGATAGGAGCGCCGGCCGCCGGAGGAGTCACGATGGAGAAGCTGAAGGCCGCGGGCGTCCAGCTCCAAACCGTGCAGTTGCCGGTGACAATGGCCATCCAGAAGAACCAGGGGAGCCCCAAAACGGTCCCGAACGTCCAGTCGGATGCCGTGGACGCCGAGGTGGTCATCCAACTGCAAACGCCTGACGTGGCGATAAAGAGCGAAGTGCCCGAGTGTTGA
- the LOC120560082 gene encoding ETS-related transcription factor Elf-2-like isoform X1, with translation MASVVLVDAGGTVVEYVAAEEDPEQEGECEVDLEFEGEVEGECEAEEPYEEVQDREEAEDYPAVIVEEVPGAGMADEQGYSAQVFVCDDEAYLMQEVGDEQEVETEGEPVEASVHGTGVHCSDKTFEAAEALLRMDSPSSLREDRSPEAFIPPCIVTPDFLHAAMRPDMITETEVEISTEEYCEEEDDDENIGTQMEDPEPDYEPVRKRRAGRKPKTHQSTISNGSLDLGIKKKPREGKAGSTTYLWEFLLDLLQDKNTCPRYIKWTQREKGIFKLVDSKAVSKLWGKHKNKPDMNYETMGRALRYYYQRGILAKVEGQRLVYQFKEMPKNIVIIDDDKAEMPYPDDLTGPESASYERVAPPSDMLLQEAELSSSKKPNILRGGNRANAAYATVAAGSRTVAGGGGAAAAAAMVAGIQRIVSVSGASDGSPIQQSHTAIIPTATGPRTVRVAMQVPVVMTTSLGQKISTVAVQQPTGTTGATGHTTLLTNSSAGNANSQQKVVIQTIPTMIPATAENGDKITVQLAKIITIPAHQLAQCHLQTSNKPGVGGSPAGLSLLGSPLTVRALAPVNVGPGAQVMRLSVPTPQQTLVVSQAGSGAGVVTVSGANHAMAPHPRIVNSVVVNGSELVIGAPAAGGVTMEKLKAAGVQLQTVQLPVTMAIQKNQGSPKTVPNVQSDAVDAEVVIQLQTPDVAIKSEVPEC, from the exons GAGGGAGAGTGCGAGGTGGACTTGGAGTTTGAAGGGGAGGTAGAAGGCGAGTGTGAAGCTGAGGAGCCCTATGAAGAAGTACAGGACAGAGAGGAGGCTGAGGATTACCCAGCAGTCATAGTGGAGGAGGTACCCGGCGCCGGCATGGCCGACGAGCAAGGTTACTCAGcccaggtgtttgtgtgtgatgacGAGGCCTACCTGATGCAGGAAGTGGGCGATGAGCAGGAGGTGGAGACTGAAGGGGAGCCAG TGGAGGCTTCTGTCCATGGCACCGGTGTTCACTGCTCTGACAAGACCTTTGAGGCTGCAGAGGCTCTGCTCCGCATGGACTCACCTTCCAGCCTCAGAGAGGACCGTAGCCCAG AAGCGTTTATCCCGCCTTGCATTGTGACGCCAGACTTCCTTCACGCCGCCATGCGTCCCGACATGATTACAGAGACCGAGGTGGAGATATCGACGGAGGAGTACTGCGAGGAGGAGGACGATGATGAGAATATTGGCACCCAGATGGAAGACCCGGAGCCAGACTACGAGCCCGTCAGGAAGAGGAGAG CTGGACGGAAGCCAAAGACGCACCAGTCAACTATTTCCAACGGCTCACTGGACCTGGGCATCAAGAAGAAACCAAGAGAAGGGAAAG CAGGAAGCACCACCTACCTATGGGAGTTCCTGTTGGACCTCCTCCAGGACAAGAACACCTGTCCCAGGTACATCAAGTGGACCCAGAGGGAGAAGGGCATCTTCAAACTGGTCGACTCAAAGGCGGTGTCCAAGCTGTGGGGCAAACACAAGAACAAGCCAGACATGAACTATGAGACCATGGGACGGGCACTCAG ATACTACTACCAGCGCGGCATCCTTGCCAAGGTGGAGGGCCAGCGGCTGGTTTACCAGTTCAAAGAGATGCCCAAAAACATAGTGATCATCGACGACGACAAGGCGGAGATGCCCTACCCCGACGACCTGACGGGCCCGGAGAGCGCATCCTACGAGCGCGTGGCGCCTCCGTCAGACATGCTGCTGCAGGAAGCCGAGCTGTCTTCCTCCAAGAAGCCCAACATCCTGCGAGGCGGGAACAGGGCCAACGCGGCCTACGCTACGGTCGCCGCGGGCAGCAGGACCGTGGCGGGAGGCGGcggcgcagcagcagcagcggcgatGGTGGCGGGGATACAAAGGATAGTGTCCGTTTCAGGAGCATCGGATGGGAGTCCGATCCAGCAGTCGCACACGGCCATCATCCCTACCGCCACCGGGCCCAG GACGGTGCGGGTGGCAATGCAGGTGCCTGTCGTCATGACAACCTCGCTGGGTCAGAAAATCTCCACTGTTGCCGTGCAGCAGCCCACAGGGACAACGGGGGCCACCGGCCACACCACCCTCCTCACCAACTCGTCTGCCGGGAACGCCAACTCGCAACAGAAG GTTGTGATCCAGACCATCCCCACCATGATCCCGGCCACGGCCGAGAACGGAGACAAGATCACCGTCCAGCTGGCCAAGATCATCACAATCCCGGCGCACCAGTTGGCTCAGTGTCACCTCCAGACCTCCAACAAGCCCGGCGTCGGGGGCTCCCCGGCAGGCCTCAGCCTCCTCGGGAGCCCCCTGACGGTCCGGGCCCTCGCGCCCGTCAACGTCGGCCCGGGAGCGCAGGTGATGAGGCTCAGCGTGCCCACGCCACAACAGACTCTAGTGGTGTCGCAGGCGGGCAGCGGGGCGGGGGTGGTAACTGTGTCGGGGGCCAATCACGCGATGGCGCCGCACCCTCGGATCGTGAATTCCGTCGTGGTCAACGGCTCGGAGCTCGTGATAGGAGCGCCGGCCGCCGGAGGAGTCACGATGGAGAAGCTGAAGGCCGCGGGCGTCCAGCTCCAAACCGTGCAGTTGCCGGTGACAATGGCCATCCAGAAGAACCAGGGGAGCCCCAAAACGGTCCCGAACGTCCAGTCGGATGCCGTGGACGCCGAGGTGGTCATCCAACTGCAAACGCCTGACGTGGCGATAAAGAGCGAAGTGCCCGAGTGTTGA
- the LOC120560082 gene encoding ETS-related transcription factor Elf-2-like isoform X5, whose product MEASVHGTGVHCSDKTFEAAEALLRMDSPSSLREDRSPEAFIPPCIVTPDFLHAAMRPDMITETEVEISTEEYCEEEDDDENIGTQMEDPEPDYEPVRKRRAGRKPKTHQSTISNGSLDLGIKKKPREGKAGSTTYLWEFLLDLLQDKNTCPRYIKWTQREKGIFKLVDSKAVSKLWGKHKNKPDMNYETMGRALRYYYQRGILAKVEGQRLVYQFKEMPKNIVIIDDDKAEMPYPDDLTGPESASYERVAPPSDMLLQEAELSSSKKPNILRGGNRANAAYATVAAGSRTVAGGGGAAAAAAMVAGIQRIVSVSGASDGSPIQQSHTAIIPTATGPRTVRVAMQVPVVMTTSLGQKISTVAVQQPTGTTGATGHTTLLTNSSAGNANSQQKVVIQTIPTMIPATAENGDKITVQLAKIITIPAHQLAQCHLQTSNKPGVGGSPAGLSLLGSPLTVRALAPVNVGPGAQVMRLSVPTPQQTLVVSQAGSGAGVVTVSGANHAMAPHPRIVNSVVVNGSELVIGAPAAGGVTMEKLKAAGVQLQTVQLPVTMAIQKNQGSPKTVPNVQSDAVDAEVVIQLQTPDVAIKSEVPEC is encoded by the exons A TGGAGGCTTCTGTCCATGGCACCGGTGTTCACTGCTCTGACAAGACCTTTGAGGCTGCAGAGGCTCTGCTCCGCATGGACTCACCTTCCAGCCTCAGAGAGGACCGTAGCCCAG AAGCGTTTATCCCGCCTTGCATTGTGACGCCAGACTTCCTTCACGCCGCCATGCGTCCCGACATGATTACAGAGACCGAGGTGGAGATATCGACGGAGGAGTACTGCGAGGAGGAGGACGATGATGAGAATATTGGCACCCAGATGGAAGACCCGGAGCCAGACTACGAGCCCGTCAGGAAGAGGAGAG CTGGACGGAAGCCAAAGACGCACCAGTCAACTATTTCCAACGGCTCACTGGACCTGGGCATCAAGAAGAAACCAAGAGAAGGGAAAG CAGGAAGCACCACCTACCTATGGGAGTTCCTGTTGGACCTCCTCCAGGACAAGAACACCTGTCCCAGGTACATCAAGTGGACCCAGAGGGAGAAGGGCATCTTCAAACTGGTCGACTCAAAGGCGGTGTCCAAGCTGTGGGGCAAACACAAGAACAAGCCAGACATGAACTATGAGACCATGGGACGGGCACTCAG ATACTACTACCAGCGCGGCATCCTTGCCAAGGTGGAGGGCCAGCGGCTGGTTTACCAGTTCAAAGAGATGCCCAAAAACATAGTGATCATCGACGACGACAAGGCGGAGATGCCCTACCCCGACGACCTGACGGGCCCGGAGAGCGCATCCTACGAGCGCGTGGCGCCTCCGTCAGACATGCTGCTGCAGGAAGCCGAGCTGTCTTCCTCCAAGAAGCCCAACATCCTGCGAGGCGGGAACAGGGCCAACGCGGCCTACGCTACGGTCGCCGCGGGCAGCAGGACCGTGGCGGGAGGCGGcggcgcagcagcagcagcggcgatGGTGGCGGGGATACAAAGGATAGTGTCCGTTTCAGGAGCATCGGATGGGAGTCCGATCCAGCAGTCGCACACGGCCATCATCCCTACCGCCACCGGGCCCAG GACGGTGCGGGTGGCAATGCAGGTGCCTGTCGTCATGACAACCTCGCTGGGTCAGAAAATCTCCACTGTTGCCGTGCAGCAGCCCACAGGGACAACGGGGGCCACCGGCCACACCACCCTCCTCACCAACTCGTCTGCCGGGAACGCCAACTCGCAACAGAAG GTTGTGATCCAGACCATCCCCACCATGATCCCGGCCACGGCCGAGAACGGAGACAAGATCACCGTCCAGCTGGCCAAGATCATCACAATCCCGGCGCACCAGTTGGCTCAGTGTCACCTCCAGACCTCCAACAAGCCCGGCGTCGGGGGCTCCCCGGCAGGCCTCAGCCTCCTCGGGAGCCCCCTGACGGTCCGGGCCCTCGCGCCCGTCAACGTCGGCCCGGGAGCGCAGGTGATGAGGCTCAGCGTGCCCACGCCACAACAGACTCTAGTGGTGTCGCAGGCGGGCAGCGGGGCGGGGGTGGTAACTGTGTCGGGGGCCAATCACGCGATGGCGCCGCACCCTCGGATCGTGAATTCCGTCGTGGTCAACGGCTCGGAGCTCGTGATAGGAGCGCCGGCCGCCGGAGGAGTCACGATGGAGAAGCTGAAGGCCGCGGGCGTCCAGCTCCAAACCGTGCAGTTGCCGGTGACAATGGCCATCCAGAAGAACCAGGGGAGCCCCAAAACGGTCCCGAACGTCCAGTCGGATGCCGTGGACGCCGAGGTGGTCATCCAACTGCAAACGCCTGACGTGGCGATAAAGAGCGAAGTGCCCGAGTGTTGA
- the LOC120560082 gene encoding ETS-related transcription factor Elf-2-like isoform X2, which translates to MASVVLVDAGGTVVEYVAAEEDPEQEGECEVDLEFEGEVEGECEAEEPYEEVQDREEAEDYPAVIVEEVPGAGMADEQGYSAQVFVCDDEAYLMQEVGDEQEVETEGEPVEASVHGTGVHCSDKTFEAAEALLRMDSPSSLREDRSPEAFIPPCIVTPDFLHAAMRPDMITETEVEISTEEYCEEEDDDENIGTQMEDPEPDYEPVRKRRAGRKPKTHQSTISNGSLDLGIKKKPREGKGSTTYLWEFLLDLLQDKNTCPRYIKWTQREKGIFKLVDSKAVSKLWGKHKNKPDMNYETMGRALRYYYQRGILAKVEGQRLVYQFKEMPKNIVIIDDDKAEMPYPDDLTGPESASYERVAPPSDMLLQEAELSSSKKPNILRGGNRANAAYATVAAGSRTVAGGGGAAAAAAMVAGIQRIVSVSGASDGSPIQQSHTAIIPTATGPRTVRVAMQVPVVMTTSLGQKISTVAVQQPTGTTGATGHTTLLTNSSAGNANSQQKVVIQTIPTMIPATAENGDKITVQLAKIITIPAHQLAQCHLQTSNKPGVGGSPAGLSLLGSPLTVRALAPVNVGPGAQVMRLSVPTPQQTLVVSQAGSGAGVVTVSGANHAMAPHPRIVNSVVVNGSELVIGAPAAGGVTMEKLKAAGVQLQTVQLPVTMAIQKNQGSPKTVPNVQSDAVDAEVVIQLQTPDVAIKSEVPEC; encoded by the exons GAGGGAGAGTGCGAGGTGGACTTGGAGTTTGAAGGGGAGGTAGAAGGCGAGTGTGAAGCTGAGGAGCCCTATGAAGAAGTACAGGACAGAGAGGAGGCTGAGGATTACCCAGCAGTCATAGTGGAGGAGGTACCCGGCGCCGGCATGGCCGACGAGCAAGGTTACTCAGcccaggtgtttgtgtgtgatgacGAGGCCTACCTGATGCAGGAAGTGGGCGATGAGCAGGAGGTGGAGACTGAAGGGGAGCCAG TGGAGGCTTCTGTCCATGGCACCGGTGTTCACTGCTCTGACAAGACCTTTGAGGCTGCAGAGGCTCTGCTCCGCATGGACTCACCTTCCAGCCTCAGAGAGGACCGTAGCCCAG AAGCGTTTATCCCGCCTTGCATTGTGACGCCAGACTTCCTTCACGCCGCCATGCGTCCCGACATGATTACAGAGACCGAGGTGGAGATATCGACGGAGGAGTACTGCGAGGAGGAGGACGATGATGAGAATATTGGCACCCAGATGGAAGACCCGGAGCCAGACTACGAGCCCGTCAGGAAGAGGAGAG CTGGACGGAAGCCAAAGACGCACCAGTCAACTATTTCCAACGGCTCACTGGACCTGGGCATCAAGAAGAAACCAAGAGAAGGGAAAG GAAGCACCACCTACCTATGGGAGTTCCTGTTGGACCTCCTCCAGGACAAGAACACCTGTCCCAGGTACATCAAGTGGACCCAGAGGGAGAAGGGCATCTTCAAACTGGTCGACTCAAAGGCGGTGTCCAAGCTGTGGGGCAAACACAAGAACAAGCCAGACATGAACTATGAGACCATGGGACGGGCACTCAG ATACTACTACCAGCGCGGCATCCTTGCCAAGGTGGAGGGCCAGCGGCTGGTTTACCAGTTCAAAGAGATGCCCAAAAACATAGTGATCATCGACGACGACAAGGCGGAGATGCCCTACCCCGACGACCTGACGGGCCCGGAGAGCGCATCCTACGAGCGCGTGGCGCCTCCGTCAGACATGCTGCTGCAGGAAGCCGAGCTGTCTTCCTCCAAGAAGCCCAACATCCTGCGAGGCGGGAACAGGGCCAACGCGGCCTACGCTACGGTCGCCGCGGGCAGCAGGACCGTGGCGGGAGGCGGcggcgcagcagcagcagcggcgatGGTGGCGGGGATACAAAGGATAGTGTCCGTTTCAGGAGCATCGGATGGGAGTCCGATCCAGCAGTCGCACACGGCCATCATCCCTACCGCCACCGGGCCCAG GACGGTGCGGGTGGCAATGCAGGTGCCTGTCGTCATGACAACCTCGCTGGGTCAGAAAATCTCCACTGTTGCCGTGCAGCAGCCCACAGGGACAACGGGGGCCACCGGCCACACCACCCTCCTCACCAACTCGTCTGCCGGGAACGCCAACTCGCAACAGAAG GTTGTGATCCAGACCATCCCCACCATGATCCCGGCCACGGCCGAGAACGGAGACAAGATCACCGTCCAGCTGGCCAAGATCATCACAATCCCGGCGCACCAGTTGGCTCAGTGTCACCTCCAGACCTCCAACAAGCCCGGCGTCGGGGGCTCCCCGGCAGGCCTCAGCCTCCTCGGGAGCCCCCTGACGGTCCGGGCCCTCGCGCCCGTCAACGTCGGCCCGGGAGCGCAGGTGATGAGGCTCAGCGTGCCCACGCCACAACAGACTCTAGTGGTGTCGCAGGCGGGCAGCGGGGCGGGGGTGGTAACTGTGTCGGGGGCCAATCACGCGATGGCGCCGCACCCTCGGATCGTGAATTCCGTCGTGGTCAACGGCTCGGAGCTCGTGATAGGAGCGCCGGCCGCCGGAGGAGTCACGATGGAGAAGCTGAAGGCCGCGGGCGTCCAGCTCCAAACCGTGCAGTTGCCGGTGACAATGGCCATCCAGAAGAACCAGGGGAGCCCCAAAACGGTCCCGAACGTCCAGTCGGATGCCGTGGACGCCGAGGTGGTCATCCAACTGCAAACGCCTGACGTGGCGATAAAGAGCGAAGTGCCCGAGTGTTGA
- the LOC120560082 gene encoding ETS-related transcription factor Elf-2-like isoform X3 — MATLQHEGHENQLDLLIRAVEASVHGTGVHCSDKTFEAAEALLRMDSPSSLREDRSPEAFIPPCIVTPDFLHAAMRPDMITETEVEISTEEYCEEEDDDENIGTQMEDPEPDYEPVRKRRAGRKPKTHQSTISNGSLDLGIKKKPREGKAGSTTYLWEFLLDLLQDKNTCPRYIKWTQREKGIFKLVDSKAVSKLWGKHKNKPDMNYETMGRALRYYYQRGILAKVEGQRLVYQFKEMPKNIVIIDDDKAEMPYPDDLTGPESASYERVAPPSDMLLQEAELSSSKKPNILRGGNRANAAYATVAAGSRTVAGGGGAAAAAAMVAGIQRIVSVSGASDGSPIQQSHTAIIPTATGPRTVRVAMQVPVVMTTSLGQKISTVAVQQPTGTTGATGHTTLLTNSSAGNANSQQKVVIQTIPTMIPATAENGDKITVQLAKIITIPAHQLAQCHLQTSNKPGVGGSPAGLSLLGSPLTVRALAPVNVGPGAQVMRLSVPTPQQTLVVSQAGSGAGVVTVSGANHAMAPHPRIVNSVVVNGSELVIGAPAAGGVTMEKLKAAGVQLQTVQLPVTMAIQKNQGSPKTVPNVQSDAVDAEVVIQLQTPDVAIKSEVPEC; from the exons ATGGCGACTTTACAGCATGAGGGTCACGAAAACCAGCTCGATCTACTCATCAGAGCCG TGGAGGCTTCTGTCCATGGCACCGGTGTTCACTGCTCTGACAAGACCTTTGAGGCTGCAGAGGCTCTGCTCCGCATGGACTCACCTTCCAGCCTCAGAGAGGACCGTAGCCCAG AAGCGTTTATCCCGCCTTGCATTGTGACGCCAGACTTCCTTCACGCCGCCATGCGTCCCGACATGATTACAGAGACCGAGGTGGAGATATCGACGGAGGAGTACTGCGAGGAGGAGGACGATGATGAGAATATTGGCACCCAGATGGAAGACCCGGAGCCAGACTACGAGCCCGTCAGGAAGAGGAGAG CTGGACGGAAGCCAAAGACGCACCAGTCAACTATTTCCAACGGCTCACTGGACCTGGGCATCAAGAAGAAACCAAGAGAAGGGAAAG CAGGAAGCACCACCTACCTATGGGAGTTCCTGTTGGACCTCCTCCAGGACAAGAACACCTGTCCCAGGTACATCAAGTGGACCCAGAGGGAGAAGGGCATCTTCAAACTGGTCGACTCAAAGGCGGTGTCCAAGCTGTGGGGCAAACACAAGAACAAGCCAGACATGAACTATGAGACCATGGGACGGGCACTCAG ATACTACTACCAGCGCGGCATCCTTGCCAAGGTGGAGGGCCAGCGGCTGGTTTACCAGTTCAAAGAGATGCCCAAAAACATAGTGATCATCGACGACGACAAGGCGGAGATGCCCTACCCCGACGACCTGACGGGCCCGGAGAGCGCATCCTACGAGCGCGTGGCGCCTCCGTCAGACATGCTGCTGCAGGAAGCCGAGCTGTCTTCCTCCAAGAAGCCCAACATCCTGCGAGGCGGGAACAGGGCCAACGCGGCCTACGCTACGGTCGCCGCGGGCAGCAGGACCGTGGCGGGAGGCGGcggcgcagcagcagcagcggcgatGGTGGCGGGGATACAAAGGATAGTGTCCGTTTCAGGAGCATCGGATGGGAGTCCGATCCAGCAGTCGCACACGGCCATCATCCCTACCGCCACCGGGCCCAG GACGGTGCGGGTGGCAATGCAGGTGCCTGTCGTCATGACAACCTCGCTGGGTCAGAAAATCTCCACTGTTGCCGTGCAGCAGCCCACAGGGACAACGGGGGCCACCGGCCACACCACCCTCCTCACCAACTCGTCTGCCGGGAACGCCAACTCGCAACAGAAG GTTGTGATCCAGACCATCCCCACCATGATCCCGGCCACGGCCGAGAACGGAGACAAGATCACCGTCCAGCTGGCCAAGATCATCACAATCCCGGCGCACCAGTTGGCTCAGTGTCACCTCCAGACCTCCAACAAGCCCGGCGTCGGGGGCTCCCCGGCAGGCCTCAGCCTCCTCGGGAGCCCCCTGACGGTCCGGGCCCTCGCGCCCGTCAACGTCGGCCCGGGAGCGCAGGTGATGAGGCTCAGCGTGCCCACGCCACAACAGACTCTAGTGGTGTCGCAGGCGGGCAGCGGGGCGGGGGTGGTAACTGTGTCGGGGGCCAATCACGCGATGGCGCCGCACCCTCGGATCGTGAATTCCGTCGTGGTCAACGGCTCGGAGCTCGTGATAGGAGCGCCGGCCGCCGGAGGAGTCACGATGGAGAAGCTGAAGGCCGCGGGCGTCCAGCTCCAAACCGTGCAGTTGCCGGTGACAATGGCCATCCAGAAGAACCAGGGGAGCCCCAAAACGGTCCCGAACGTCCAGTCGGATGCCGTGGACGCCGAGGTGGTCATCCAACTGCAAACGCCTGACGTGGCGATAAAGAGCGAAGTGCCCGAGTGTTGA